In Haloarcula limicola, the genomic stretch TACCACGTTGAAGATCGAGGTCTGTGCGTCTTCGGCCGATTCGAACGTCGAACTTTCGACCCGCTTCAATACGTCGGATAGCGGTTCCGATCCATCGGCGTAGACGAGTTCCACGTCGTCGAACCGCGACCGCGCTGTTTCGACTTCGAGTGGATACTCCGCGTCGGTCAATAGCTC encodes the following:
- a CDS encoding DUF5789 family protein encodes the protein MTREVKLNELTELLTDAEYPLEVETARSRFDDVELVYADGSEPLSDVLKRVESSTFESAEDAQTSIFNVVPVEGVGEPGQSEGEG